The Triticum aestivum cultivar Chinese Spring chromosome 3A, IWGSC CS RefSeq v2.1, whole genome shotgun sequence genome includes a region encoding these proteins:
- the LOC123063118 gene encoding NAD(P)H-quinone oxidoreductase subunit 1, chloroplastic-like: MIIDRVEVETINSFSKLELLKEVYGLISILPILTLLLGITIEVLIIVWLEREISTSIQQRIGPEYAGPLGLLQAIVDGTKLLFKEDILPSRGDISLFSIGPSIAVISILLSFLVIPLGYHFVLADLSIGVFLWIAISSIAPIGLLMAGYSSNNKYSFSGGLRAAAQSISYEIPLTFCVLAISLCVIP, encoded by the coding sequence ATGATAATAGATAGGGTAGAGGTAGAAACTATCAATTCATTTTCGAAATTAGAATTATTAAAAGAAGTCTATGGACTGATATCGATTCTACCCATTTTGACCCTCCTTTTGGGAATAACAATAGAGGTACTCATAATTGTGTGGTTAGAAAGAGAAATATCTACGTCGATACAACAACGTATTGGTCCTGAATATGCTGGCCCCCTGGGCCTGCTTCAAGCTATAGTAGATGGGACTAAGCTACTTTTTAAAGAAGATATTCTGCCATCCCGAGGAGATATTTCTTTATTTAGCATTGGACCCTCTATAGCAGTCATATCAATTTTATTAAGTTTTTTAGTTATCCCTTTGGGATATCATTTTGTTTTAGCCGATCTTAGTATTGGTGTTTTTTTATGGATTGCCATTTCAAGTATAGCTCCTATTGGTCTTCTTATGGCAGGATATAGCTCAAATAATAAATATTCTTTTTCAGGCGGTCTACGAGCTGCTGCTCAATCCATTAGTTATGAAATACCATTAACTTTTTGTGTGCTAGCAATATCTCTATGTGTGATTCCTTAA